One stretch of Candidatus Bathyarchaeia archaeon DNA includes these proteins:
- a CDS encoding flavodoxin family protein, with amino-acid sequence MKTALVLYSSNTGNTEKVAQAITAGLKEAGLQVTVKKPQEAADVDYFDYDLVCVGSPAIQWHPTKQMDDLLKSKMSAYRKDGKIKPTAPRVEGKNVLVFVTYSGPHTGLDEATPAGKYMAQFFAHVGFSVLDEWYVLSEFCGNEEHSTKGRMGDIRGKPTAEELAKIQSDAKTLARSL; translated from the coding sequence GTGAAAACAGCTTTAGTCCTTTACTCTTCAAACACTGGAAACACCGAGAAAGTAGCCCAAGCCATAACTGCAGGGCTCAAGGAAGCCGGGCTTCAAGTGACTGTGAAAAAGCCTCAAGAAGCCGCCGACGTGGACTACTTCGACTACGACCTTGTATGTGTTGGTTCGCCCGCTATCCAGTGGCATCCAACCAAGCAGATGGATGATTTGCTGAAAAGCAAAATGTCTGCCTACCGCAAAGACGGAAAAATTAAGCCCACCGCGCCTCGCGTAGAAGGCAAAAACGTTCTGGTGTTTGTCACCTACAGTGGACCCCACACCGGGTTAGATGAAGCAACTCCTGCAGGCAAATACATGGCGCAGTTTTTTGCGCACGTAGGCTTTAGCGTCCTTGACGAATGGTATGTACTCAGTGAATTCTGCGGCAACGAAGAACACAGCACCAAAGGCAGAATGGGTGACATCCGAGGGAAACCCACCGCTGAAGAGTTAGCTAAAATCCAAAGTGATGCAAAAACGTTAGCACGCAGCCTCTAA
- a CDS encoding ATP-binding protein, which translates to MIVTVASGKGGTGKTSVAVNMALSLENVQLLDCDVEEPNAYLFLDADLQHTEPVYTSIPLVDQQKCVYCGECSRACQFNALFVAPQKLLVFPELCHSCGGCAMVCPQAAISWEKHRIGAVKVGFADDLQLVYGELEVGKPLAVPIIKAVKNKMVASKNVILDSPPGASCPFVETVRGSDFCVLVTEPTPFGLHDLKIAVQALEKLKVPLGVVVNRAGIGDRQVYDYCQTQNIPLLLEIPYQRRIAELYSKGIPFSTEMPEWREKFQTLFSKIEELTKK; encoded by the coding sequence ATGATTGTAACTGTAGCAAGCGGAAAAGGTGGAACAGGCAAAACCTCTGTAGCCGTGAACATGGCTCTTTCATTGGAGAACGTTCAGCTTTTAGACTGCGATGTTGAGGAACCCAACGCTTATCTGTTTCTGGATGCGGATTTGCAGCACACCGAACCCGTTTACACTTCTATCCCGCTTGTGGACCAGCAAAAATGCGTTTACTGCGGCGAATGCTCCCGTGCCTGCCAATTTAACGCCTTGTTTGTTGCCCCTCAGAAACTTCTTGTTTTTCCCGAATTATGCCACAGCTGCGGCGGATGCGCCATGGTTTGTCCGCAAGCGGCGATTTCTTGGGAAAAACACCGCATAGGCGCAGTTAAAGTTGGGTTTGCGGATGATTTGCAGCTTGTTTATGGGGAATTAGAGGTTGGCAAGCCACTGGCAGTTCCGATAATCAAAGCCGTTAAAAACAAAATGGTGGCTAGCAAAAACGTGATTCTGGACTCTCCGCCAGGAGCATCTTGTCCTTTTGTGGAGACGGTGCGGGGAAGTGACTTTTGCGTTCTTGTCACGGAACCAACCCCGTTTGGTTTACATGACCTCAAAATCGCCGTCCAAGCCCTTGAGAAACTCAAGGTTCCGTTAGGTGTAGTGGTTAACCGCGCGGGGATAGGCGACCGCCAAGTCTACGATTACTGCCAAACCCAAAACATCCCCCTACTCCTAGAGATCCCCTACCAAAGACGCATCGCCGAACTATACTCCAAAGGCATCCCCTTCAGCACAGAGATGCCCGAATGGAGGGAAAAATTCCAAACTCTTTTCAGCAAAATTGAGGAGTTGACTAAAAAATGA
- a CDS encoding peroxiredoxin: MTEIEKQEPTFPVLGQKAPDFEAVTTQGTLRLSDYKGTWLILFSHPADFTPVCTTEFIGFTEIYEELKKRNVELLGLSVDSVSSHIAWIRNCEEKMGVKIPFPIIADLNKEVAKAYGMIHPEQSKTETVRCVFIIDPESKIRTMLYYPLTTGRNMQEILRIIDALQTTDKYKVATPANWKPGEPVVVPPPATIEGAEERLKEGYECKDWYLCRKKLPES, encoded by the coding sequence ATGACAGAAATTGAAAAACAAGAACCAACTTTCCCCGTGTTGGGGCAAAAAGCACCAGATTTTGAAGCAGTGACAACACAAGGAACACTCAGACTCTCAGATTACAAAGGAACATGGCTCATCCTATTCTCGCACCCCGCAGATTTCACGCCCGTGTGCACAACCGAATTCATAGGGTTCACAGAAATTTACGAAGAACTCAAAAAAAGAAACGTAGAGCTTCTAGGTTTAAGTGTTGACAGCGTGTCGTCACACATCGCCTGGATAAGAAACTGCGAAGAAAAAATGGGCGTCAAAATCCCCTTCCCCATAATCGCCGACCTCAACAAAGAAGTCGCCAAAGCCTACGGCATGATACACCCAGAGCAGAGCAAAACCGAAACCGTCCGATGCGTCTTCATCATAGACCCTGAAAGCAAAATCCGCACCATGCTCTACTACCCCCTGACCACAGGCAGAAACATGCAAGAAATCCTCCGAATAATTGATGCCCTGCAAACAACTGACAAATACAAAGTCGCCACCCCCGCAAACTGGAAGCCAGGCGAACCAGTTGTTGTTCCACCACCAGCCACCATCGAAGGAGCCGAAGAGAGACTCAAAGAAGGCTACGAATGCAAAGACTGGTATCTCTGCAGAAAGAAACTCCCTGAGAGTTGA
- a CDS encoding MBL fold metallo-hydrolase yields MESTKQENLVFKEVDAVEIFSMVDNSVDFLSPTYKDGAYPLRQWTKKRYGEDWMHTHPRLPKGEHGFSMLIHTLNKGRRHSVLFDTGCSGEGIVENASRMGVDLTEIECIVLSHGHWDHTGGLRTALKAISKKNLPIVIHEEMFTTRGSANPDGSVRKYASFPSKEQLNDAQLIETKQPFAIVDDEVLVTGEIPRETSFEQGYLQHRCLKEGTWKPDPLIVDERAVVINVKGKGLVVVSGCAHAGIINTINYAKQITGVGEVYAVLGGFHLAGKENEKRIQPTISELKQINPKLIVPCHCTGWRAMCTIADALPEAFVWNSVGNLYEV; encoded by the coding sequence ATGGAGTCAACTAAACAGGAAAACCTCGTATTCAAAGAAGTGGATGCTGTAGAAATATTCAGCATGGTCGACAATTCTGTGGATTTTCTGTCCCCCACCTACAAAGATGGAGCGTACCCATTAAGGCAGTGGACCAAAAAACGTTATGGTGAAGACTGGATGCACACCCACCCCCGACTGCCCAAAGGGGAACACGGATTCTCAATGCTTATACATACCCTAAACAAGGGAAGGCGCCACAGCGTTCTTTTTGACACGGGCTGTAGTGGAGAGGGGATTGTTGAGAATGCGTCTCGGATGGGCGTTGATTTAACCGAGATTGAATGTATTGTTTTGTCTCATGGACACTGGGACCACACTGGTGGATTGCGGACAGCTTTGAAAGCAATCAGCAAAAAAAACCTACCCATAGTTATTCATGAAGAAATGTTCACCACCCGCGGGTCAGCCAACCCCGACGGCTCCGTCCGAAAGTACGCGTCGTTTCCCTCCAAAGAGCAACTAAACGATGCCCAATTAATTGAGACCAAGCAGCCGTTTGCCATTGTGGATGACGAAGTTTTGGTCACAGGGGAAATCCCGCGGGAAACCAGCTTTGAGCAAGGCTACCTGCAGCACCGCTGCTTAAAAGAGGGCACATGGAAGCCTGACCCGCTGATTGTGGATGAACGCGCCGTTGTCATCAACGTCAAAGGCAAGGGGTTGGTGGTGGTTTCAGGCTGCGCCCACGCAGGCATAATCAACACCATAAACTACGCTAAACAAATCACGGGCGTAGGCGAGGTTTACGCGGTTTTGGGGGGTTTTCATTTGGCGGGAAAAGAAAACGAAAAACGTATCCAACCCACCATCAGCGAGCTCAAGCAGATAAACCCCAAACTGATTGTGCCTTGCCACTGCACAGGGTGGAGAGCCATGTGCACCATCGCCGACGCGTTGCCTGAAGCGTTTGTCTGGAACAGCGTAGGAAACCTATACGAGGTATGA
- a CDS encoding histidine phosphatase family protein, translating to MVCKLFIFRHAETLDNSHGVFSGWRDSNLTPKGVGQAQEIAKQLNPYPIDYAFTSHLMRARKTLEIVLEGRASTSVFVDDRLIERCYGLFQGKDKWQMERDDPEWYAKIHRGYSFVPPGGESLEMVERRVTSFLEQLREWLKVNPGNVAISCHNNSIRPLRRVFDNLSVAQMCSLESSQDCALVYEVEGGDFAVRGMGEAVGKPSWKGVLVPEAVELAWDVLNPLRVYYK from the coding sequence ATGGTCTGCAAGTTGTTCATTTTCAGGCATGCCGAAACATTAGACAACAGTCATGGTGTGTTCTCGGGCTGGCGTGATTCAAACCTCACTCCCAAAGGAGTTGGGCAAGCGCAAGAAATCGCTAAACAACTAAACCCCTACCCAATTGATTATGCTTTTACTTCTCATTTGATGCGCGCCCGAAAAACCCTTGAAATTGTCCTTGAAGGGCGGGCTTCTACTTCCGTCTTTGTTGATGACAGGCTTATTGAGCGCTGTTACGGTTTGTTTCAGGGAAAAGATAAATGGCAAATGGAGCGTGATGACCCTGAATGGTATGCTAAGATTCATCGGGGTTATAGCTTTGTTCCGCCGGGTGGTGAAAGTTTGGAAATGGTGGAACGAAGGGTTACTTCTTTTTTGGAGCAGCTTCGAGAGTGGCTTAAGGTTAACCCGGGTAACGTGGCGATTTCTTGCCATAATAATTCTATTCGTCCTCTTAGGCGAGTTTTTGATAATTTGAGTGTTGCCCAGATGTGTAGTCTTGAGAGTTCGCAGGACTGTGCCCTTGTTTATGAGGTTGAAGGCGGAGATTTTGCGGTTCGGGGTATGGGTGAGGCGGTTGGCAAGCCTTCTTGGAAGGGGGTTTTGGTGCCTGAAGCGGTTGAGTTGGCTTGGGATGTTTTGAATCCATTGCGTGTCTATTATAAGTAG
- a CDS encoding radical SAM protein codes for MQRKGPLYILPWRCTFGCNFNCVHCTSAGKPPVPDEISTDAAKRLVDQAYEFGATFFGVTGGEALLRKDLFEVIAYARKVGMSASIITDGRLMDDKAFDQIVKNEVKVSVSIDGGPVTNDLVRGKDAYTASVKATKRLSQEKLLNCLVYTLANVSDTVTNVNEADFRAVLDLAEQYGARWVIYHGMIPYSKDPQTLKACPSAEQNEWAWNKLYDLRVEYKGKPDINVYYPSFARVAKQRGIADWDHWFNHFFLGRCFFGKFMSIAENGDAIPCSYNDVYRFGNVQTQSLQSIWDGMQNSEFFEKARNKLNLKGKCGVCEYKDICGGCRTSAYFLTGDILGPDPQCAYIPKALREK; via the coding sequence ATGCAACGAAAGGGACCTCTTTACATTCTGCCTTGGCGATGCACTTTTGGCTGCAACTTTAACTGTGTCCACTGCACCTCCGCAGGCAAACCTCCCGTGCCCGACGAAATCAGCACCGACGCTGCAAAACGGCTAGTTGACCAAGCTTACGAGTTTGGGGCAACCTTTTTTGGCGTAACAGGCGGCGAGGCGCTTTTGCGCAAAGACCTCTTTGAAGTGATAGCCTACGCGCGGAAGGTCGGCATGAGTGCCAGCATCATAACCGACGGACGCCTCATGGACGACAAGGCGTTTGACCAAATCGTCAAAAACGAAGTCAAAGTCTCCGTCAGCATTGACGGCGGACCAGTCACCAACGACCTTGTCCGGGGCAAAGACGCCTACACAGCATCCGTCAAAGCCACCAAGCGGCTCTCACAAGAAAAACTGCTCAACTGCCTCGTCTATACCCTCGCCAACGTATCTGACACCGTCACCAATGTTAACGAAGCCGACTTCCGAGCCGTTCTGGATTTAGCCGAGCAATACGGCGCCAGATGGGTCATCTATCACGGCATGATTCCCTACAGCAAAGACCCCCAGACCCTCAAAGCGTGTCCCTCCGCCGAGCAGAACGAGTGGGCATGGAACAAACTCTATGACCTGCGGGTTGAGTACAAGGGCAAACCAGACATTAACGTGTATTATCCGTCGTTTGCGCGGGTTGCCAAGCAGCGGGGCATCGCAGACTGGGACCACTGGTTTAATCACTTCTTCCTTGGACGATGCTTCTTTGGCAAATTCATGAGCATAGCCGAAAACGGCGACGCCATCCCCTGCAGCTACAACGACGTGTACCGCTTTGGCAACGTCCAAACCCAGAGTCTCCAAAGCATCTGGGACGGCATGCAAAACAGCGAGTTCTTTGAAAAAGCCCGCAACAAACTCAACCTGAAGGGCAAATGCGGCGTCTGTGAATACAAAGACATCTGCGGTGGCTGCCGAACCTCAGCGTATTTCCTCACAGGAGACATACTGGGACCCGACCCCCAATGCGCATACATACCCAAAGCGTTAAGGGAAAAATAG
- a CDS encoding NifB/NifX family molybdenum-iron cluster-binding protein, with protein MTQRIVIPTEENTGLDATLAQHFGKAPYFTVVDLDDNRTILGLKTELNHGEHVGGTGLPHEHLLSLKPDVFIVQGMGPGCLRSLQDSGVTVLKASGNTVKEITDLFKEGKLGVLTGGCEHAHHH; from the coding sequence ATGACTCAAAGAATCGTAATCCCCACAGAAGAAAACACTGGTTTAGACGCAACATTAGCACAACACTTTGGAAAAGCTCCATACTTCACCGTCGTCGACCTTGACGACAACCGAACCATTTTAGGTCTAAAAACCGAATTAAACCACGGCGAACACGTCGGCGGCACAGGTCTTCCCCACGAACATCTGCTGTCTCTCAAACCAGACGTGTTCATCGTGCAAGGCATGGGTCCAGGCTGCCTGAGAAGTCTACAAGACTCCGGAGTCACCGTCCTGAAAGCTTCTGGAAACACAGTCAAAGAAATAACTGACTTGTTTAAAGAAGGCAAACTGGGCGTATTGACTGGCGGATGCGAACACGCTCATCACCACTAA
- a CDS encoding DUF5752 family protein, with amino-acid sequence MATGCTETKDPLRVVPNNEGFHFYTAIGHPCGISCTSLGEFANALQYLCSEAIIFHFTRGDFQKWIHEVIGDEELARRLDEIRLCSRQLEADCCRKELVETIRIRILQLEVDRGPPCFGAETK; translated from the coding sequence TTGGCTACGGGTTGTACTGAAACCAAAGACCCCCTGCGTGTTGTACCAAACAATGAGGGCTTCCATTTTTACACCGCCATAGGGCATCCTTGCGGAATATCCTGCACCAGTTTAGGCGAGTTCGCAAATGCTTTGCAATATTTATGTTCGGAAGCCATAATTTTCCATTTCACCCGCGGCGATTTCCAAAAGTGGATACACGAAGTAATCGGTGACGAGGAACTGGCTCGGCGATTGGATGAGATAAGGCTTTGTTCGCGTCAGTTGGAGGCAGACTGCTGCCGAAAGGAGCTTGTGGAGACAATACGGATTCGGATTCTCCAGTTGGAAGTGGACCGTGGTCCACCTTGTTTTGGGGCAGAAACAAAATAA
- a CDS encoding DUF5320 domain-containing protein, with amino-acid sequence MPWGYRNRGNWPGAGPYSNLPPWQRPGWNYGRGACWYLYGPQTQPATSATLPENEVAILKEQKILIEEQLKAMQERLDQIQERLKELNK; translated from the coding sequence ATGCCTTGGGGATACAGAAACCGCGGAAACTGGCCAGGAGCCGGACCATACAGCAACCTGCCACCATGGCAACGCCCCGGATGGAACTACGGCAGAGGCGCCTGCTGGTACCTATACGGACCACAAACACAACCAGCCACTTCAGCCACCCTACCCGAAAACGAAGTCGCCATACTGAAGGAACAAAAAATACTCATCGAAGAGCAACTCAAAGCCATGCAAGAAAGGCTCGACCAAATCCAAGAGCGGCTAAAAGAACTCAACAAATAA
- a CDS encoding ferritin family protein, whose product MLSKIPINLEKIAKENLDKEILRAAIIAELDAINLYEQMAALAQNNDIKLILLDVAKEEKTHVGEFQALLLANDAEQVKELEAGKEEVEEELKK is encoded by the coding sequence TTGCTGTCAAAAATCCCCATAAACTTGGAAAAAATAGCCAAAGAAAACCTTGACAAAGAAATTCTGCGAGCCGCAATAATCGCTGAACTCGATGCAATCAACCTCTACGAACAAATGGCTGCCTTAGCTCAAAATAACGACATTAAATTAATTCTGCTGGACGTAGCCAAAGAGGAAAAAACCCACGTGGGCGAATTCCAAGCTCTGCTGTTAGCAAATGACGCCGAGCAAGTGAAGGAACTTGAAGCTGGCAAAGAAGAAGTCGAAGAAGAACTGAAAAAATAA
- a CDS encoding NifB/NifX family molybdenum-iron cluster-binding protein has product MKVCVSAVSDSLDAQLDPRFGRCAYFIILDAETSQFEAVPNVSQGASGGAGIQASQTIANKGAKVLITGNVGPNAFEALSAAGIQIITGASGTVREVVEQFKKGEFKTTDAPTVGEFSGKTPN; this is encoded by the coding sequence ATGAAGGTCTGTGTCTCCGCAGTCTCCGACAGCTTAGATGCACAACTGGACCCCCGTTTCGGCAGATGCGCCTACTTCATAATCCTTGACGCCGAAACCTCACAGTTTGAAGCCGTCCCCAACGTCTCCCAAGGGGCTTCAGGCGGCGCAGGAATTCAAGCCTCTCAAACAATCGCAAACAAAGGCGCAAAGGTTCTAATCACAGGCAATGTTGGTCCAAACGCTTTTGAGGCTTTATCCGCCGCGGGCATACAAATCATAACGGGCGCCTCGGGAACCGTTCGTGAGGTTGTGGAGCAGTTCAAGAAGGGCGAATTCAAGACCACCGATGCACCCACCGTCGGCGAGTTTTCAGGCAAAACCCCCAACTAA
- a CDS encoding DUF134 domain-containing protein — MGWRHRCRRGQRGRFPKPITVQQPTIISSFTPNPQTNSAPIFIEPAEIEAMRLVDLEGLSQEEAGEIVGVSRGTIWRLLQEARKKTAQALTEGRPLLVSGSLDASEESKPS; from the coding sequence ATGGGCTGGCGACATAGATGCAGGCGAGGGCAAAGAGGCCGTTTCCCAAAACCAATAACCGTACAACAACCCACAATAATCAGCTCATTCACTCCCAATCCGCAAACAAACTCAGCCCCAATCTTCATTGAACCCGCCGAAATAGAAGCAATGCGGCTTGTAGATTTGGAAGGGCTCTCGCAGGAAGAAGCCGGCGAAATTGTGGGTGTCTCTAGGGGAACTATCTGGCGGCTGTTGCAGGAGGCGCGAAAAAAAACTGCCCAGGCTTTAACGGAAGGGCGGCCCTTGTTGGTTTCGGGTTCTTTGGATGCTTCTGAGGAGTCTAAGCCAAGTTAG
- a CDS encoding Lrp/AsnC family transcriptional regulator yields MDAIDKKIVAHLQENGRATLEELSKTIGFTSMGTKKRVERLFKNGTIKVSALINPSALKLHPAIVMLEMESAEAMQNLLDRFEECPRVIQIFKTVGGFNLIAVVVAETPETLESISMEKCSLRCSKGIRRSEFYPISDIYFSPFLQIRENMAHKERKLSPCKVDCNPCVRYVKEKCVGCPTTTKYRGPL; encoded by the coding sequence TTGGATGCAATCGACAAAAAAATAGTAGCACACCTTCAAGAAAACGGCAGAGCAACCCTAGAAGAACTCTCCAAAACCATCGGGTTCACCAGCATGGGCACCAAAAAACGGGTCGAACGCCTATTCAAAAACGGCACCATCAAAGTTTCAGCCCTCATCAACCCCAGCGCCCTCAAGCTTCACCCCGCAATCGTCATGCTTGAAATGGAAAGCGCCGAAGCCATGCAGAACCTGCTTGACCGATTCGAAGAATGCCCCCGAGTAATCCAGATATTCAAAACCGTCGGCGGCTTCAACCTCATCGCGGTGGTCGTAGCGGAAACTCCTGAAACCCTCGAAAGCATATCGATGGAGAAATGTTCGCTGCGATGCAGCAAAGGAATCCGCCGTTCAGAATTCTACCCCATAAGTGACATCTATTTCTCGCCGTTTCTACAAATCCGCGAGAACATGGCGCACAAAGAGAGAAAACTCTCGCCTTGCAAAGTGGACTGCAACCCCTGCGTCCGCTACGTAAAAGAAAAATGTGTAGGTTGCCCAACCACAACCAAGTACAGAGGACCCCTTTAG
- a CDS encoding (4Fe-4S)-binding protein, protein MKQLTILSGKGGTGKTSITASLAVLAKKAVVADCDVDAPDLHMLLQPEVLEKREFSASKVAAIDKTKCTQCGLCKENCAFDAISDDLTVEAATCEGCGVCKLVCPSEAVTLVTRVSGETYLSKTAYGFMSHAQLYPGEANSGKLVTLVRQNAKILAGKEHLDLILIDGSPGIGCPVIASITGADAALVVTEPTLSGIHDLERVLKLLDHFHVASFVCINMYDINTANTNKLLDFCKANSAEVVGILPYAPEVTQAMIKGKTVVEYAPESGIAQEISSMWSKISASL, encoded by the coding sequence ATGAAGCAGCTGACAATTTTAAGCGGCAAAGGCGGCACCGGAAAAACAAGCATAACCGCCTCGTTAGCGGTTCTGGCAAAAAAAGCAGTTGTCGCCGACTGCGATGTGGACGCACCCGACCTTCACATGCTTCTGCAACCTGAGGTTTTGGAGAAACGCGAGTTTTCCGCCTCAAAAGTTGCCGCCATCGACAAAACAAAATGTACCCAATGCGGTTTGTGCAAAGAAAACTGCGCTTTCGACGCCATAAGTGACGATTTGACTGTTGAGGCTGCCACTTGTGAAGGCTGCGGCGTATGCAAACTGGTCTGCCCCTCAGAAGCAGTCACCTTGGTCACTCGCGTTTCAGGAGAAACTTATCTCTCAAAAACCGCCTACGGCTTCATGTCTCACGCTCAACTCTACCCTGGTGAGGCAAACTCGGGTAAGCTTGTCACGTTGGTTCGGCAGAATGCTAAAATCTTGGCGGGCAAAGAGCATCTGGACTTAATTCTCATTGACGGCTCTCCGGGCATTGGTTGCCCAGTTATCGCTTCCATCACAGGCGCCGACGCTGCATTGGTTGTTACCGAACCCACCCTCTCGGGGATTCATGACCTCGAACGGGTGCTCAAACTGCTAGACCACTTTCATGTTGCATCCTTTGTCTGCATAAACATGTACGACATAAATACGGCTAACACAAACAAGCTTTTGGACTTCTGCAAAGCAAACAGCGCTGAGGTTGTGGGTATTCTTCCTTACGCACCGGAAGTGACCCAAGCAATGATTAAAGGCAAAACCGTGGTTGAATACGCCCCTGAAAGTGGAATCGCCCAAGAAATCAGCTCTATGTGGAGCAAAATTTCCGCCTCCCTTTGA
- a CDS encoding P-loop NTPase: protein MVNPPQTNASQDCSGTCDSCSTSDGCNDQKKQQYELNLKLTKIKHKIAVMSGKGGVGKSTVTANLAAAFALNGHKGKVGVLDADIHGPCIPKMLGLKGNVLKGGADGKIVPVSGSLGVKVASVDFLLPNDDAPVIWRGPLKMQLIRQFLSDIAWGELDYLFIDLPPGTGDEPLSVVQLIPDLDGVVIVTMPSEVSEAVVKKSVSFAKQANLPIIGIVENMSGFVCPDCGAKIDIFKTGAGQRIARDPSVPFLGSIPLDPQICMDSDSGESFLKNSSSASATVFKEIVHKLEQFTENNKPRGAQQ, encoded by the coding sequence ATGGTCAACCCACCACAAACCAACGCATCCCAAGACTGCAGTGGAACATGCGACTCCTGCTCCACCTCCGACGGATGCAACGACCAAAAGAAACAACAATACGAACTAAACCTCAAACTAACCAAAATCAAGCATAAAATTGCCGTCATGAGCGGCAAAGGCGGCGTAGGCAAAAGCACAGTAACTGCGAACCTTGCTGCGGCGTTTGCCCTGAACGGTCACAAAGGAAAAGTTGGCGTACTGGACGCAGATATCCACGGTCCATGTATCCCCAAAATGCTTGGTCTGAAAGGAAACGTCCTGAAGGGTGGAGCCGACGGCAAAATCGTGCCCGTAAGCGGCAGCCTCGGCGTGAAAGTGGCTTCAGTGGACTTTCTGCTCCCCAACGATGATGCCCCTGTCATCTGGCGTGGCCCATTAAAAATGCAGCTTATCCGCCAGTTCCTTTCCGACATTGCATGGGGCGAGCTTGATTACTTGTTTATTGATTTGCCTCCGGGCACAGGTGACGAACCACTAAGCGTTGTGCAGTTAATTCCTGACTTGGATGGTGTTGTGATTGTGACTATGCCCTCCGAGGTTTCCGAAGCAGTTGTCAAAAAATCCGTTTCATTTGCCAAACAAGCAAACCTCCCCATAATTGGCATCGTGGAAAACATGAGCGGCTTTGTTTGTCCTGACTGTGGAGCTAAAATTGACATATTCAAAACTGGCGCTGGACAGCGAATCGCCCGCGACCCCTCAGTGCCGTTCTTAGGCAGCATACCCCTTGACCCCCAGATATGCATGGACTCTGACAGCGGCGAATCATTCCTTAAAAATTCCTCCTCCGCGTCGGCAACGGTGTTCAAAGAAATTGTCCACAAACTCGAACAGTTCACCGAAAACAACAAACCCCGAGGCGCACAGCAATGA
- a CDS encoding OsmC family protein gives MPKVKAKATWVENVCSITDNQRTHSVVCDLSTAAGGTDSGPTALELSLMALADCAVTIFADVCKKSNIELSKAEVTAEAEKSPDSPKLTGVSMKVQVSSKARPELVGAAWCRTEANCPVLLVFKEPTPVTVEFESKTE, from the coding sequence TTGCCCAAAGTTAAAGCAAAAGCAACATGGGTCGAAAATGTCTGTTCCATAACAGACAACCAACGAACCCACAGTGTAGTCTGTGACTTGTCAACAGCCGCAGGTGGAACCGACAGCGGACCAACCGCGTTGGAGCTTTCCTTGATGGCCTTGGCAGATTGTGCCGTAACAATATTTGCCGATGTCTGCAAAAAAAGCAATATAGAACTTAGCAAAGCTGAAGTCACGGCGGAAGCAGAAAAGTCCCCAGACTCCCCCAAACTAACGGGGGTCTCCATGAAAGTTCAAGTGTCTTCAAAAGCTCGTCCGGAACTTGTTGGTGCTGCTTGGTGCCGAACCGAAGCCAACTGCCCCGTGCTGCTAGTGTTCAAAGAACCGACGCCAGTTACCGTTGAGTTCGAGAGCAAAACTGAGTAG
- a CDS encoding universal stress protein, with product MIRKILLATDGSEPAEHALNFALDLAQHYSAEIHLLTVVPPVFLPAHSFNVVKTEAMVNANLQLEDIFRETLCNAEKKGKLKNVKISTILEKGDPDQKILEEAKNGCFDLIVMGSRGLGHRGYGLGSVSASVADEANCPVLIVK from the coding sequence TTGATCCGAAAAATTCTTTTGGCAACAGACGGATCTGAACCTGCGGAACACGCGTTAAACTTTGCTCTTGACTTAGCACAACATTACTCAGCAGAAATTCACCTGTTAACTGTCGTTCCACCTGTTTTCCTACCTGCACACTCGTTTAATGTGGTGAAGACAGAGGCAATGGTTAACGCCAACCTGCAATTAGAAGACATTTTTAGAGAGACTCTTTGCAACGCTGAGAAAAAAGGGAAGCTAAAAAACGTGAAGATATCAACTATACTTGAGAAAGGGGACCCCGACCAGAAAATTTTGGAAGAGGCAAAAAATGGATGTTTTGACCTCATTGTGATGGGGAGCCGGGGGTTAGGTCACAGAGGGTATGGTCTGGGGAGCGTTAGTGCTTCAGTCGCCGACGAAGCCAACTGCCCTGTGCTAATAGTGAAATAA